The following are encoded together in the Danaus plexippus chromosome 15, MEX_DaPlex, whole genome shotgun sequence genome:
- the LOC116766477 gene encoding uncharacterized protein LOC116766477: MNQLVNKNLITLKCVLFCFLAGIGCIFPYLPLHMLHIGLDRGEARLVSAIAPCIALLGPAILGPLIDKLSIGRGSTGGGTGPSGSGRLLRIVTAVCLILSAVFYTLLLAVPYTERHEARRPQVLFMCDESGAYVMQEVCGEGMQCKRWQGEKSGVLAVSACEYGCADDNLTWVMRPFTTTSTTTTLSPMYNSVANATTPSDLVTEEPEDEDYFELNPPHLCYNGQCLVYMQHSARLRVPLSLLAPEPPGDNSTVENNWCTYRTGGASKCLVPPSRLAEISVEGETCKPAVRCQVMDPYDEPDGVLADAECRLVVGEPTTTFWTYLVIRVLADIWPTAGLALLGAACVIATRETSLGRGDVGRQLAFGTLGLAIFPPLAGYAGEQMTESPYLVPFLLHAVFMVIGALILLCDTHMPLSTPEWWWHTATGVLALPMSAVRRYGAETAAVSAVLVLLGTLWSGIDAYLPWTVFQLNGTLTEVGLTLTAGSLPALPALFWAEALVDYVGHSNLFITAFTFYCLRYTGLAYGDSYTWIVVCELLEVFTLSLVWVTAMLYFRHLVPRKYTTTGQALPVIAHFCIGRCIGSIIGGLVSMERPLESARQVYRGLGVLALLVAAVYLALYHLLLAPRCASPAQSPPNHLLQGLNTNGSSNGNYSPMRVYHEERSRKGHFRY; the protein is encoded by the exons ATGAATCAGCTCGTGAATAAGAATCTCATTACTCTTAAGTGCGTGCTCTTCTGTTTCCTCGCCG GTATAGGATGTATCTTCCCATATCTTCCGCTGCACATGCTGCACATTGGTTTGGACCGCGGTGAGGCGAGACTTGTGTCAGCGATCGCGCCCTGTATCGCACTACTTGGACCCGCCATACTTGGACCGCTTATTGACaa GCTATCAATAGGTCGTGGCTCCACCGGCGGAGGGACCGGGCCGAGCGGCTCTGGTCGCCTACTCCGTATTGTAACAGCTGTCTGTTTAATATTGAGCGCTGTCTTCTACACGCTCCTGCTGGCTGTGCCTTACACTGAACGACATGAA GCTCGCCGGCCTCAAGTGCTGTTCATGTGTGACGAATCTGGTGCGTACGTGATGCAGGAAGTCTGTGGAGAAGGGATGCAGTGCAAACGTTGGCAGGGAGAAAAG TCTGGTGTGTTGGCTGTGAGTGCGTGCGAGTACGGCTGTGCGGATGACAACCTCACCTGGGTGATGCGGCCATTCACCACCACATCGACCACCACCACCCTCAGCCCCATGTACAACAGCGTTGCCAACGCCACT ACTCCTTCAGACCTGGTGACCGAGGAACCCGAAGACGAGGACTACTTCGAACTGAACCCTCCACACCTGTGCTACAACGGACAGTGCTTAGTGTACATGCAACATTCCGCCAGGCTGAGAGTTCCGCTGTCCCTGCTGGCGCCAGAACCGCCAGGAGACAACTCCACAGTCGAGAACAATTGGTGCACATATCGGACGG GTGGTGCGTCAAAGTGTTTGGTACCGCCGAGTCGTTTGGCGGAGATCTCAGTGGAGGGTGAAACGTGTAAGCCCGCGGTCAGGTGTCAGGTCATGGATCCCTACGACGAACCGGACGGAGTGTTGGCGGACGCTGAGTGTAGGCTCGTTGTCGGAGAACCCACCACCACCTTCTGGACTTACCTCGTCATCAG GGTGTTGGCGGATATATGGCCAACCGCCGGGCTGGCGTTACTAGGCGCGGCCTGCGTGATCGCTACTAGAGAGACTTCGCTGGGTCGTGGCGATGTTGGCCGGCAGTTGGCGTTCGGGACACTAGGGTTGGCCATATTCCCGCCACTGGCCGGGTACGCCGGCGAACAGATGACGGAATCTCCGTACCTGGTCCCCTTCCTGTTGCACGCCGTGTTCATGGTCATAGGAGCTCTCATCCTTTTGTGCGACAC TCACATGCCGCTGTCGACCCCTGAGTGGTGGTGGCACACAGCGACCGGGGTGCTGGCGCTGCCGATGTCGGCTGTCCGGAGATACGGCGCTGAAACAGCAGCCGTTAGCGCCGTGCTGGTGCTCCTGGGAACGCTCTGGAGCGGCATCGACGCTTACTTACCATG GACCGTGTTCCAACTCAACGGAACCCTAACGGAGGTTGGTTTGACTTTGACTGCCGGTTCGTTGCCCGCCCTGCCGGCGCTGTTCTGGGCGGAAGCTCTCGTGGACTACGTGGGACATTCTAACCTCTTCATCACAGCCTTCACCTTTTACTGCCTACGATACACCG GTCTAGCATACGGTGACTCTTACACCTGGATCGTTGTGTGCGAGCTGCTGGAGGTGTTCACTCTCAGCCTGGTGTGGGTGACGGCCATGTTGTACTTCCGACATCTGGTGCCCAGGAAATACACCACCACTGGCCAAGCGCTGCCCGTTATAGCACATTTCTGTATTG GTCGTTGTATTGGGTCCATCATCGGTGGGCTGGTGTCTATGGAGCGTCCGCTGGAGTCCGCGCGCCAGGTGTACCGCGGCCTGGGAGTGCTGGCGTTGTTGGTGGCGGCGGTCTACCTCGCGCTGTACCACCTCCTGCTGGCGCCGCGCTGCGCCTCGCCAGCTCAATCTCCCCCCAACCATCTCTTACAAG gcCTGAACACCAACGGCAGTTCGAACGGCAACTACTCTCCGATGCGAGTGTATCACGAGGAACGTTCCAGAAAGGGACATTTCCGCTATTGA